From Centropristis striata isolate RG_2023a ecotype Rhode Island chromosome 16, C.striata_1.0, whole genome shotgun sequence, a single genomic window includes:
- the LOC131988312 gene encoding protein tyrosine phosphatase type IVA 2-like, protein MNRPAPVEISYDCLRFLITHNPTNAQLGRFIEDLKAYGVNTLVRVCAATYDKAPVEQEGIQVLDWPFDDGSAPPEQVVDDWLNLLQAKFREEPGSCVAVHCVAGLGRAPVLVALALIECGMEYEDAVHFIRLKRRGAFNSKQLLYLESYKPKLCLRTKDANGQSCCIQ, encoded by the exons ATGAACCGACCGGCTCCAGTTGAGATATCTTATGACTGCCTGAGATTCCTCATTACGCACAACCCCACCAATGCACAACTGGGAAGGTTTATAGAG GATCTGAAGGCATATGGAGTGAACACCCTGGTGAGAGTGTGTGCTGCTACATATGACAAGGCTCCAGTGGAACAAGAAGGTATACAAGTCCTG GATTGGCCATTTGACGATGGTTCCGCCCCCCCAGAACAGGTGGTTGATGATTGGTTGAACCTGCTGCAGGCAAAGTTTAGAGAGGAGCCTGGCAGCTGTGTGGCTGTTCACTGTGTTGCTGGATTAGGACG AGCTCCTGTGTTGGTGGCCCTGGCTCTAATTGAGTGTGGGATGGAATATGAAGATGCTGTGCACTTCATCAGGCT GAAGCGTCGCGGAGCGTTCAACTCCAAGCAGCTGCTGTACTTGGAAAGCTACAAACCTAAACTGTGTCTGCGCACCAAAGATGCCAACGGACAGAGCTGCTGTATACAGTAG